In Cotesia glomerata isolate CgM1 linkage group LG3, MPM_Cglom_v2.3, whole genome shotgun sequence, one genomic interval encodes:
- the LOC123262174 gene encoding guanine nucleotide-binding protein subunit beta-2, with protein MGKDDAETTALKKELDDLIKKCQEDQKKQQDTTLEEACSSVADAPKIKLSTKKLLKGHINKVNSVHYSGDSRHCVTGSLDGKLIIWDSWTGNKVQVIPLRSAWVMSVAFAPSGNFVACGGMDNMCTVYDVNNRDATGSAKITRELLGYEGFLSSCRFLDDQKIITGSGDMKICMWELESGKKTTDFCAHAGDVVSISLSPDGNSYITGSVDKTCKLWDMREEKAKQTFFGHEADVNSVCFHPSGYSFVTASEDKTARLWDLRSDQQLATYKPPSSNPGYTSCGLSLSGRYIFCASDDNSIHIWDILKGQYNGALAGHENRVTSLSVAPNGMAIASCSWDQYVRVWV; from the exons ATGGGTAAAGACGACGCGGAGACAACCGCACTGAAAAAAGAGCTGGAtgacttaataaaaaaatgccag gAAGATCAGAAGAAGCAACAAGACACCACGTTGGAAGAAGCTTGCTCTTCAGTAGCAGATGCTCCGAAAATAAAACTATCCACGAAGAAACTTCTTAAAGGACACATAAACAAAGTTAACTCTGTGCATTACAGTGGTGACAGCAG ACACTGTGTGACTGGATCATTAGATGGAAAATTAATCATCTGGGACTCATGGACCGGAAATAAAGTCCAAGTAATTCCTCTACGTTCAGCCTGGGTGATGTCTGTCGCATTTGCACCCTCTGGGAACTTTGTTGCTTGTGGAGGGATGGATAATATGTGTACTGTCTATGACGTAAACAATCGTGATGCAACTGGGTCAGCTAAAATAACCCGGGAGTTATTGGGTTACGAGGGTTTCTTATCTTCATGCAGATTCTTGGATGACCAGAAAATAATTACTGGCTCTGGAGATAtgaaaat ATGCATGTGGGAATTGGAATCTGGTAAGAAGACAACAGATTTTTGCGCTCATGCTGGAGATGTCGTCAGTATCAGTCTTTCTCCAGATGGAAACAGTTACATAACTGGATCCGTTGACAAAACTTGTAAATTATGGGACATGAGGGAAGAAAAGGCTAAACAAACTTTCTTCGGTCATGAAGCTGATGTAAATTCTGTTTGT tttCATCCTTCGGGATACTCTTTTGTAACAGCATCAGAAGACAAAACTGCTCGACTGTGGGACTTGAGATCCGACCAACAACTCGCTACATACAAACCACCAAGCTCTAATCCCGGATATACTTCTTGTGGATTATCTCTGAGCGGTAGATATATCTTCTGCGCGAGTGACGATAATTCTATTCATATATGGGACATATTGAAAGGCCAATACAacg gaGCTTTAGCCGGACACGAGAATAGAGTTACTTCTTTAAGTGTAGCTCCAAATGGAATGGCAATAGCCAGCTGCTCATGGGATCAATATGTCAGGGTTTgggtttaa